A window of the Hevea brasiliensis isolate MT/VB/25A 57/8 chromosome 6, ASM3005281v1, whole genome shotgun sequence genome harbors these coding sequences:
- the LOC110666599 gene encoding uncharacterized protein LOC110666599, whose amino-acid sequence TCGWATSVAEGCRDLESLHLAGCRFVTDGVLKSLSKNCPNLQELGLQGCTNITDHGLTDLVSGCQRIQYLDINKCSNIGDIGISTLSKACSSCLKTLKLLDCYKVGDESISSLAKFCNNLETLIIGGCRDISIKSLAAACKNSLRNLRMDWCLSISDSSLSCILTECRNLEALDIGCCEEVTDAVFQGLRTVETKLRLKVLKVSNCPKVTVTGIGMLLEKCNTLEYLDVRSCPHVTKSGFDEAGLQFPECCKVNYTGSLNEPDVLV is encoded by the coding sequence acttgcggttgggccacatcagttGCTGAGGGTTGTAGAGATCTAGAGAGCCTACATCTTGCTGGATGCAGATTTGTTACTGATGGTGTGTTAAAGTCTCTTTCTAAGAACTGTCCTAATCTCCAGGAGTTGGGCCTGCAAGGATGCACCAACATAACTGACCACGGGCTCACAGATCTTGTTAGTGGTTGCCAGCGGATCCAGTACTTAGACATCAATAAATGCAGCAATATTGGGGACATTGGAATTTCCACTCTTTCAAAGGCATGTTCATCTTGTCTCAAGACACTGAAGTTGTTGGATTGCTACAAAGTTGGGGATGAATCAATATCATCTTTAGCCAAATTTTGCAATAATCTTGAAACCCTTATCATTGGTGGCTGCCGAGACATCTCTATAAAATCATTGGCTGCAGCCTGTAAAAATAGTTTAAGGAATTTGCGTATGGACTGGTGTTTAAGTATCTCTGACTCTTCATTAAGCTGCATCCTCACTGAGTGCAGAAACCTAGAGGCTCTTGACATTGGATGCTGTGAGGAGGTTACAGATGCTGTTTTTCAAGGTTTAAGAACTGTAGAAACAAAATTGAGGCTGAAGGTTTTGAAAGTTAGCAACTGTCCAAAGGTAACAGTGACTGGGATAGGCATGCTTTTGGAGAAGTGCAACACTTTAGAATATCTTGATGTGAGATCCTGCCCACATGTTACAAAGTCAGGTTTTGATGAGGCTGGCTTGCAGTTTCCTGaatgttgtaaagtaaattacacAGGTAGCTTAAATGAACCAGATGTTCTAGTTTGA
- the LOC110666600 gene encoding GEM-like protein 4 gives MKNFPQEQVFGVPNTTSAKPVQKMPRFLLENASQCYVPTPANKSLTVKHDKVDSVLKRMNKLGKKADKFAHGIREHVRLGTKITETLKGKLSLGARILQVGGVKKVFRQLFSVREGERLLKACQCYLSTTAGPIAGLLFISTDKIAFCSERAIKLSSSEGKMVRIHYKVLIPLRKIKTVNQSENVKKPSQKYIEIVTVDDFDFWFMGFLNYQKAFNCLQQAISQVWMNTSHPNV, from the exons ATGAAGAATTTTCCTCAGGAACAAGTTTTTGGAGTTCCAAACACAACATCAGCAAAACCAGTTCAGAAAATGCCAAGATTTTTACTTGAAAATGCTTCCCAATGTTATGTTCCAACTCCTGCAAATAAATCTCTCACGGTCAAGCATG ATAAAGTAGACTCGGTGCTTAAAAGGATGAACAAACTAGGGAAAAAAGCTGACAAATTTGCACATGGCATCCGAGAGCATG TGAGACTGGGGACCAAGATCACTGAAACTCTGAAGGGGAAGCTCAGCTTGGGAGCTAGAATTCTCCAAGTAGGAGGAGTGAAGAAAGTTTTTAGGCAGTTATTTAGtgtgagagaaggagagagattgTTGAAGGCTTGCCAATGTTATTTGTCAACCACAGCCGGCCCTATTGCAGGATTGCTCTTTATCTCGACAGACAAGATTGCCTTCTGCAGTGAGAGAGCAATTAAATTGTCTTCTTCAGAAGGAAAAATGGTCAGAATCCATTACAAG GTCTTGATCCCGCTAAGAAAGATAAAGACTGTGAACCAAAGTGAAAATGTGAAGAAGCCATCACAAAAGTACATAGAAATAGTAACTGTTGATGATTTTGATTTCTGGTTTATGGGTTTCTTAAATTATCAGAAAGCTTTCAATTGTCTTCAGCAAGCAATATCACAAGTTTGGATGAATACAAGTCATCCAAATGTCTAA